One Nocardia iowensis DNA window includes the following coding sequences:
- a CDS encoding NUDIX domain-containing protein, which yields MTQDSGTAEPGSHDFETVSSKTVYSGAILALRLDQVRMPGGQVVEREVIEHHGAVAVAAIDDDDNVVLINQYRHPIGRRLLELPAGLLDLPGEDPLVAARRELAEETGLAARDWAVLVDVALSPGFTDEALRVYCASGLYETDQPEPEFEEADLEIVRMPVEQAVRAALAGEIVNATAVAGVLALAAARAGNAELRPADAPWPGMSTSFLRRQAAEKSTG from the coding sequence ATGACGCAGGACAGTGGCACTGCCGAACCGGGCAGCCACGATTTCGAGACGGTATCCAGCAAGACCGTCTACAGCGGCGCGATCCTCGCGTTGCGGCTGGACCAGGTGCGGATGCCAGGCGGGCAGGTCGTCGAACGGGAAGTGATCGAGCATCACGGCGCCGTTGCCGTCGCCGCGATCGATGACGACGACAACGTGGTGCTGATCAACCAGTACCGGCACCCGATCGGCAGGCGGCTGCTCGAGCTGCCCGCCGGTCTGCTCGATCTACCCGGCGAGGATCCGCTCGTCGCCGCGCGGCGCGAGCTCGCCGAGGAGACCGGGCTGGCCGCCAGGGACTGGGCCGTGCTGGTGGATGTGGCACTTTCGCCGGGGTTCACCGACGAGGCGTTGCGGGTGTACTGCGCCAGCGGACTGTACGAAACCGACCAGCCGGAGCCGGAATTCGAGGAGGCCGACCTCGAGATCGTGCGGATGCCGGTCGAGCAGGCCGTGCGCGCGGCACTCGCGGGGGAGATCGTCAACGCGACCGCCGTCGCCGGTGTCCTCGCGCTCGCCGCGGCCCGTGCGGGCAATGCCGAGCTACGGCCCGCCGATGCGCCGTGGCCCGGTATGTCCACCTCTTTTCTGCGCCGCCAGGCGGCCGAGAAGTCCACGGGCTGA
- a CDS encoding NAD kinase, protein MNAPTRSGGREILLVSHPGRAEIIETAHRVAKIFADAGICLRVLADEADSTRFETEPGGYPVRVVEHAPDAALGCEMVLVLGGDGTFLRAAELARQAGVPVLGINLGRIGFLTEAEAEHLDEALAHVVRGDYRIEHRMTIDVTVRVEDEVVQTGWALNEASIENASRMGVLELVLEVDGRPVSAFGCDGILISTPTGSTAYAFSAGGPVVWPELEALLVIPSNAHALFARPLVTSPESRIAVECVATGHDAIVFLDGRRTLELPRGGRLEAVRGAQPVRWVRLDSAPFADRMVRKFQLPVTGWRGRRGTEGTNADRDQD, encoded by the coding sequence GTGAACGCCCCGACGAGGTCCGGTGGCCGGGAGATCTTGCTGGTCTCGCATCCGGGCCGGGCGGAGATCATCGAGACCGCCCACCGGGTGGCGAAGATCTTCGCGGACGCGGGCATCTGCCTGCGGGTGCTCGCCGACGAGGCGGACAGCACCCGATTCGAGACCGAGCCGGGCGGCTATCCGGTGCGGGTCGTCGAACACGCACCGGACGCGGCTCTCGGCTGCGAGATGGTGCTTGTCCTCGGTGGCGACGGCACCTTCCTGCGCGCCGCCGAACTGGCCCGCCAAGCCGGGGTGCCGGTGCTGGGAATCAACCTGGGCCGCATCGGTTTCCTGACCGAGGCCGAGGCGGAGCATCTGGACGAGGCACTGGCGCACGTGGTTCGGGGCGACTACCGCATCGAGCACCGGATGACCATCGACGTCACCGTCCGGGTGGAGGACGAGGTGGTGCAGACCGGCTGGGCGCTCAACGAGGCGAGCATCGAAAATGCCTCGCGGATGGGCGTACTGGAGTTGGTGCTGGAGGTGGACGGGCGGCCGGTGTCGGCGTTCGGCTGCGACGGCATCCTGATCTCCACCCCCACCGGTTCGACCGCCTACGCGTTCTCCGCGGGCGGTCCGGTGGTGTGGCCGGAACTCGAAGCGCTGCTGGTGATTCCGAGCAATGCCCATGCCCTGTTCGCGCGACCGCTGGTGACCAGTCCGGAGTCAAGGATCGCCGTGGAATGCGTGGCGACCGGCCATGATGCGATAGTTTTCCTGGATGGCAGGCGCACCCTAGAGCTACCGCGCGGCGGCAGGCTGGAAGCGGTTCGCGGCGCCCAACCGGTGCGTTGGGTGCGGTTGGATTCCGCGCCGTTCGCGGACCGGATGGTGCGCAAGTTCCAATTGCCCGTGACAGGCTGGCGGGGCCGACGGGGAACGGAGGGCACAAATGCTGACAGAGATCAGGATTGA
- a CDS encoding SRPBCC family protein, giving the protein MASTTVDAVIAAPREVVYRLFADRESISPYLPIQVKLTKPGLTEREGVGAQHLLGVGPVGVTEEITKLVPGERMEYKIVKGAPVKRHVGVVTFTDADNGTLVSYTMESEPSLPVPGKVLEFGLKNLITQFIKAAQQAVR; this is encoded by the coding sequence ATGGCCAGCACCACTGTCGACGCCGTCATCGCCGCCCCGCGCGAGGTCGTCTATCGGCTCTTCGCCGATCGCGAGAGCATCAGCCCGTACCTGCCGATCCAGGTCAAGCTGACGAAGCCGGGACTGACCGAGCGGGAAGGGGTCGGCGCACAGCATCTGCTCGGGGTGGGTCCGGTCGGCGTCACCGAGGAGATCACCAAGCTGGTGCCGGGTGAGCGGATGGAATACAAGATCGTCAAAGGCGCGCCGGTGAAGCGGCACGTCGGCGTCGTCACCTTCACCGATGCCGACAACGGCACGCTGGTCTCCTACACGATGGAGTCCGAGCCGAGTCTGCCCGTGCCCGGCAAGGTGCTGGAGTTCGGCTTGAAGAACCTGATCACCCAGTTCATCAAGGCCGCGCAGCAGGCCGTGCGTTAA
- the recN gene encoding DNA repair protein RecN — protein sequence MLTEIRIDGLGVISTATAQFHEGLTVLTGETGAGKTMVVTSLHLLSGARADAGRVRLGAARAVVEGRFTVDDVNAAARADVAQVLEAAAAEQDDDGSIIAIRTVGSDGRSRAHLGGRGVPASVLADFTAPLLTVHGQNDQLRLQRPDQQLSALDQFAADTVGPLLRKYGVQRRSWLDARTELLERTARSRELAQEADRLQHSLSEIDAIAPEPGEDVRIVDEVRRLSDLDSLREAAATAHDALAGPVDSPEEGSGALELLGTARARIDSADDPALTALGPRLGEAIAVVVDLTTELSGYLSDLPSDPGALDSLLTRQAELKSLTRKYAPDIDGVIAWADDARNRLGSLDVSEETLAALAAEVDIAAERVREAARKLSAARKKAAGKLASAVSAELGGLAMGKARLEVEVRPMPAGPQDSAPLNIDGKDVHAGSSGIDEVEFRLSAHSGAQSLPLSKSASGGELSRVMLALEVVLASSDHGATMVFDEVDAGVGGRAAVEIGRRLARLARTHQVIVVTHLPQVAAFADTHLVVDKSDDGKGKVNSGVRALTKDERVIELARMLAGLDDTETGRAHAEELLDTARAEKSGATV from the coding sequence ATGCTGACAGAGATCAGGATTGACGGCCTTGGCGTCATTTCCACGGCTACCGCGCAATTCCATGAAGGTCTCACTGTTCTTACCGGTGAGACCGGCGCTGGCAAGACCATGGTGGTCACCAGCCTGCACCTGCTGAGCGGTGCGCGGGCCGATGCGGGTCGGGTCCGGCTCGGCGCCGCACGCGCGGTGGTGGAGGGCCGGTTCACCGTCGACGACGTGAACGCGGCGGCCCGCGCGGACGTGGCGCAGGTGCTGGAAGCGGCTGCGGCCGAACAGGATGACGACGGCAGCATCATCGCGATCCGCACGGTCGGCAGCGACGGGCGGTCCCGCGCGCATCTTGGTGGGCGCGGCGTGCCTGCCTCGGTGCTCGCCGATTTCACCGCGCCGCTGCTGACGGTGCACGGCCAGAACGATCAGCTGCGATTGCAGCGCCCTGATCAGCAATTGTCCGCGCTGGACCAGTTCGCCGCCGACACGGTCGGCCCGCTGCTGCGCAAATACGGTGTGCAGCGCCGATCCTGGCTGGACGCCCGCACCGAACTGCTCGAACGGACCGCGCGCAGCAGGGAATTGGCGCAGGAGGCGGACCGGCTGCAGCATTCGCTGTCCGAAATCGACGCCATCGCACCGGAACCCGGCGAGGACGTGCGGATCGTGGACGAGGTCCGCAGGCTCAGCGACCTCGACTCGTTGCGCGAGGCCGCGGCGACCGCGCACGACGCGCTCGCCGGTCCCGTCGATTCGCCCGAAGAAGGTTCCGGCGCACTGGAATTGCTCGGTACCGCCCGTGCCCGCATCGACTCGGCCGACGATCCCGCGCTGACCGCCCTCGGGCCCCGGCTCGGTGAGGCCATCGCGGTGGTGGTGGACCTGACCACCGAACTCAGTGGCTACCTTTCGGATCTGCCGTCGGATCCCGGCGCGCTGGACTCGCTGCTCACCCGGCAGGCCGAGCTCAAGTCGCTGACCCGCAAGTACGCGCCGGACATCGACGGCGTGATCGCCTGGGCCGACGATGCGCGCAACCGGCTCGGCTCGCTCGATGTCTCGGAGGAAACATTGGCGGCCTTGGCGGCCGAGGTCGACATCGCGGCCGAGCGGGTGCGGGAGGCGGCGCGCAAACTGAGTGCCGCGCGCAAGAAGGCGGCGGGCAAGCTCGCCTCGGCGGTGAGTGCCGAATTGGGGGGTTTGGCCATGGGTAAGGCCAGGCTCGAGGTCGAGGTGCGGCCGATGCCCGCGGGACCGCAGGACTCGGCGCCGCTGAATATCGACGGAAAAGATGTGCACGCCGGGTCATCCGGCATCGACGAGGTGGAATTCCGGTTGTCCGCGCACTCGGGGGCGCAGTCACTTCCGTTGAGCAAGAGCGCGTCCGGCGGTGAACTCTCCAGGGTGATGCTTGCCCTGGAGGTAGTGCTCGCCAGCTCCGATCACGGCGCGACCATGGTGTTCGACGAGGTCGACGCCGGCGTCGGCGGGCGCGCCGCGGTGGAGATCGGCCGCAGGCTGGCCCGGCTCGCGCGCACCCACCAAGTGATCGTCGTGACCCACCTGCCGCAGGTCGCGGCCTTCGCCGACACCCACCTGGTGGTCGACAAGTCCGATGACGGCAAGGGCAAGGTCAACAGCGGCGTCCGCGCGCTGACCAAGGACGAGCGGGTCATCGAACTGGCTCGCATGCTGGCCGGTCTCGACGACACCGAGACCGGCCGGGCGCACGCGGAGGAACTGCTGGACACCGCGCGTGCCGAGAAATCCGGAGCGACCGTTTAA
- a CDS encoding copper transporter has translation MISLRQHAISIVAIFLALAIGVVLGSQTLAADLLSGLRADKTDLRQQVDTVSEQNRRLTDQLNSADRFIAGNAGRILGGTLADRSVAVFTTPDADPADIEGVTKSLETAGATITGRIALTDAFVDATEGDRMRTTVTNVIPAGAQLRTGAVDQGSMAGDLLGLVMLLDPGNGQIRGTPQELGLVLETMRGGGFLAYGDTPVHPAQSAVVITGNGAKSAENSQGANIARFAGALRGRGAGVVLAGRSGAAENPGPLAVVRSDGALATAVSTVDNLDREIGRVTTVLALGEQLNGGTGRYGTGAKATSLTLAAMPR, from the coding sequence ATGATTTCGCTACGCCAGCACGCCATCTCGATTGTGGCGATCTTTCTGGCCCTCGCCATCGGCGTGGTGCTCGGCTCACAGACGCTGGCGGCGGATCTGCTATCGGGTTTACGTGCGGACAAGACCGACCTGCGCCAGCAGGTCGACACGGTGTCGGAGCAGAACCGGCGCCTCACCGATCAACTGAACTCCGCCGACCGCTTCATCGCCGGAAACGCTGGACGCATCCTCGGCGGCACCCTGGCCGACCGCAGCGTCGCGGTATTCACCACCCCCGACGCCGACCCCGCCGACATCGAAGGCGTGACCAAGTCGCTGGAAACCGCGGGCGCCACGATCACCGGACGGATCGCGCTCACCGACGCGTTCGTCGATGCCACCGAGGGCGACCGGATGCGCACCACGGTCACCAACGTCATCCCCGCGGGCGCCCAATTGCGCACCGGCGCAGTCGATCAGGGCAGCATGGCCGGTGACCTGCTCGGGCTCGTCATGCTGCTCGATCCGGGCAACGGGCAAATCCGCGGCACCCCGCAGGAACTGGGCCTGGTCCTGGAGACCATGCGCGGCGGCGGCTTCCTCGCCTACGGCGACACCCCGGTGCACCCGGCCCAGTCGGCGGTCGTGATCACCGGCAACGGCGCCAAGTCCGCGGAGAACAGTCAGGGGGCGAACATCGCCCGCTTCGCCGGCGCCCTGCGCGGGCGCGGCGCGGGCGTCGTGCTGGCCGGCCGCTCAGGTGCGGCCGAGAATCCGGGGCCGCTCGCCGTCGTCCGCTCCGACGGTGCCCTGGCCACCGCGGTCAGCACCGTCGACAACCTCGATCGGGAAATCGGCCGCGTCACCACCGTGCTCGCGCTGGGCGAGCAGCTGAACGGCGGCACGGGCCGCTATGGCACCGGCGCCAAGGCGACCTCGCTGACCCTCGCCGCCATGCCACGCTGA
- a CDS encoding CTP synthase, producing MGHTRNQARTATKHIFVSGGVASSLGKGLTASSLGQLLTARGLRVTMQKLDPYLNVDPGTMNPFQHGEVFVTEDGAETDLDVGHYERFLDRDLTRDANVTTGQIYSTVIAKERRGEYLGDTVQVIPHITDEIKSRVVAMSAPDSHGQTPDVVITEIGGTVGDIESQPFLEAARQIRHDVGRDNVFFLHVSLVPYLAPSGELKTKPTQHSVAALRNIGIQPDALILRCDREVPQALKSKIALMCDVDVDACISTPDAPSIYDIPRVLHREGLDAYVVRKLGLPFRDVDWTVWGDLLDRVHSPRETVEVALVGKYVDLPDAYLSVTEALRAGGFASRAKVQIRWVPSDECETPAGAQAALRDVDAVLIPGGFGIRGIEGKVGAISYARARGIPLLGLCLGLQCVVIEAARSVGLVEANSAEFEPDTPHPVISTMADQEQAVAGEADLGGTMRLGAYPATLAKGSVVAKAYGSEQVSERHRHRYEVNNAYRDKIAESGLQFSGTSPDGHLVEFVELPADVHPFFVATQAHPELKSRPTRPHPLFAALVAAALKYKLAERLPVDIPDEEFAAAADQA from the coding sequence GTGGGTCATACACGGAATCAGGCGCGAACGGCCACGAAGCACATCTTCGTCAGCGGTGGAGTCGCCTCCTCATTGGGTAAAGGTCTTACCGCCTCCAGCCTCGGTCAGCTGCTGACGGCGCGTGGACTGCGCGTCACGATGCAGAAACTCGACCCGTACTTGAACGTCGATCCCGGCACCATGAATCCTTTCCAGCACGGAGAGGTCTTCGTGACGGAGGACGGCGCCGAGACCGATCTGGACGTCGGCCACTACGAGCGGTTCCTGGACAGGGACCTGACCCGGGACGCGAATGTGACTACCGGGCAAATCTATTCGACGGTCATCGCCAAGGAGCGCCGCGGCGAATACCTCGGCGACACGGTGCAGGTGATCCCGCACATCACCGACGAGATCAAGAGCCGGGTGGTCGCGATGAGCGCGCCGGACTCGCACGGACAGACCCCGGATGTGGTCATCACCGAGATCGGCGGCACCGTCGGCGACATCGAGTCGCAGCCGTTCCTCGAGGCGGCCCGCCAGATCCGCCACGACGTCGGCCGGGACAACGTCTTCTTCCTGCACGTCTCGCTGGTGCCCTACCTCGCTCCCTCCGGCGAGCTCAAGACCAAGCCGACCCAGCACTCGGTGGCGGCGCTGCGCAATATCGGCATCCAGCCCGACGCGCTGATCCTGCGCTGCGACCGTGAGGTGCCGCAGGCGCTCAAGAGCAAGATCGCGCTCATGTGCGACGTCGACGTGGATGCCTGCATCTCCACCCCGGACGCGCCGTCGATCTACGACATCCCGCGGGTGCTGCATCGCGAGGGCCTCGACGCCTACGTGGTGCGCAAGCTCGGGCTGCCGTTCCGTGACGTGGACTGGACCGTGTGGGGCGATCTGCTCGACCGGGTGCACTCGCCGCGCGAGACGGTCGAGGTCGCGCTCGTCGGCAAGTACGTCGACCTGCCGGACGCCTATCTGTCGGTCACCGAGGCGCTGCGCGCGGGCGGTTTCGCCTCGCGCGCCAAGGTCCAGATTCGCTGGGTGCCCTCGGACGAATGCGAGACCCCGGCGGGTGCGCAAGCCGCGCTGCGTGACGTGGACGCGGTGCTGATCCCCGGCGGCTTCGGCATCCGCGGCATCGAGGGCAAGGTCGGCGCCATCAGCTACGCCCGCGCGCGCGGCATTCCGCTGCTGGGACTGTGCCTCGGTTTGCAGTGCGTGGTCATCGAGGCGGCGCGGTCGGTGGGTCTGGTCGAGGCCAACTCGGCCGAATTCGAGCCGGACACACCGCATCCCGTCATCTCGACGATGGCCGATCAGGAGCAGGCCGTCGCCGGTGAGGCCGATCTCGGCGGCACCATGCGGCTGGGCGCCTACCCGGCCACCCTGGCGAAGGGTTCGGTGGTCGCCAAGGCCTATGGCAGCGAGCAGGTTTCCGAACGGCACCGGCACCGCTACGAGGTGAACAACGCCTACCGCGACAAGATCGCCGAGAGCGGGCTGCAGTTCAGCGGCACCTCGCCGGACGGGCACCTGGTGGAGTTCGTCGAACTGCCCGCCGACGTGCACCCGTTCTTCGTCGCCACTCAGGCGCACCCCGAGCTGAAGAGCCGCCCGACCCGCCCGCACCCGCTGTTCGCGGCGCTCGTCGCGGCGGCGCTGAAATACAAGCTGGCCGAGCGACTTCCGGTGGACATCCCGGACGAGGAGTTCGCCGCCGCGGCGGACCAGGCCTGA
- the xerD gene encoding site-specific tyrosine recombinase XerD gives MLARQLDAYLDHLAVERGVARNTLGAYRRDLGRYLDFLTGRGITALDQVAEADVAEFTMALRTGGTEHPPLAASSVARALIAVRGLHRFAAAEGMTTTDVAHAVKPPAPGRRLPKALPYDKVLKLLEAAGGGSADHPEAAPGTDGGPRGLRDRALLELLYSTGARISEMVGLDVDDLDTEERAVVLHGKGGKQRMVPIGRPALAAVDAYLVRGRPLLAASGKGNAGALFLNARGGRLSRQSAWQVLQTAAERAGIGAAVSPHTLRHSFATHLLDGGADVRVVQELLGHASVTTTQIYTLVTVSTLREVWATAHPRAR, from the coding sequence GTGCTCGCCCGGCAATTGGACGCCTACCTCGACCATCTCGCGGTCGAGCGCGGCGTCGCGCGCAACACCCTCGGCGCGTACCGGCGTGATCTCGGCCGGTATCTGGACTTCCTGACCGGGCGTGGCATCACCGCGCTCGATCAGGTGGCCGAGGCCGACGTCGCCGAGTTCACCATGGCGTTGCGGACAGGTGGCACCGAACATCCGCCGCTGGCCGCGAGTTCGGTGGCCCGCGCGCTCATCGCGGTGCGCGGGCTGCACCGCTTCGCCGCGGCCGAGGGCATGACCACCACCGACGTCGCGCACGCGGTGAAACCGCCCGCACCGGGCCGCAGGCTGCCCAAGGCGCTGCCCTACGACAAGGTGCTGAAGTTGCTGGAAGCCGCGGGCGGTGGCTCGGCCGACCATCCCGAAGCCGCGCCGGGCACCGATGGCGGGCCGCGTGGCCTGCGCGACCGCGCGCTGCTGGAACTGCTGTATTCCACGGGCGCACGGATTTCCGAGATGGTCGGCTTGGACGTCGACGATCTGGACACCGAAGAACGCGCCGTGGTGCTGCACGGCAAGGGCGGCAAACAGCGCATGGTGCCGATCGGCAGGCCCGCGCTGGCCGCGGTCGACGCGTACCTGGTGCGCGGGCGGCCGCTGCTCGCCGCGAGCGGAAAAGGCAACGCCGGAGCGCTGTTTCTGAACGCCCGCGGCGGGCGGCTGTCCCGGCAGAGCGCCTGGCAGGTGCTGCAGACCGCCGCCGAACGCGCCGGTATCGGCGCTGCCGTCTCGCCGCACACGCTGCGCCACTCGTTCGCCACGCATCTGCTGGACGGTGGCGCGGATGTGCGTGTGGTCCAAGAACTCCTGGGCCACGCGTCGGTGACGACCACGCAGATCTACACGCTGGTCACCGTGAGCACGCTGCGTGAAGTCTGGGCCACCGCCCATCCCCGCGCCCGCTGA
- a CDS encoding ParA family protein: MTSAGAAEPPMGAGAEPLTGARSGPYSEAAAETLWGTGAEPVPEDAALGPTGRPLRLVPDPPPLDRHGDALIVAMCNQKGGVGKTTSTINLGAALAEYGRKVLLVDLDPQGALSAGLGVAHHDLDLTVHNLLVGSKGSIDDVLMPTRVENMDLLPSNIDLSAAEIQLVNEVGREQSLGRALEPIRDRYDYIIIDCQPSLGLLTVNALACSDGVIIPMECEYFSLRGLALLNDTVEKVRDRLNPRLSLYGIVVTMFDARLLHSRQVMARVVEVFGDLVYDAAISRTVRFPDASVAGEPITTWAPKSGGAEAYRAMAREVIHRSGR; encoded by the coding sequence GTGACATCAGCCGGAGCGGCAGAGCCGCCGATGGGTGCTGGGGCGGAGCCGCTTACGGGTGCGCGCTCGGGTCCGTACTCGGAGGCCGCGGCCGAAACCCTGTGGGGCACCGGGGCCGAACCCGTCCCCGAGGACGCAGCACTCGGACCGACCGGGCGCCCACTGCGCCTGGTACCGGATCCGCCGCCGCTCGACCGGCACGGCGACGCCCTCATCGTCGCCATGTGCAACCAGAAGGGCGGCGTCGGCAAGACGACCTCCACCATCAACCTCGGTGCCGCACTGGCCGAATACGGGCGCAAGGTGCTGCTGGTCGACCTGGACCCGCAGGGCGCGCTGTCGGCGGGATTGGGTGTGGCACACCATGATCTCGACCTGACCGTGCACAACCTGCTCGTCGGCTCCAAGGGCTCGATCGACGACGTGCTGATGCCGACCCGTGTCGAGAACATGGATCTGCTGCCGAGCAATATCGATCTGTCGGCGGCGGAGATCCAGTTGGTCAACGAGGTCGGCCGGGAACAGTCGCTCGGCAGGGCGCTCGAGCCCATCCGCGACCGGTACGACTACATCATCATCGACTGCCAGCCCTCGCTCGGTTTACTCACCGTCAATGCGCTGGCGTGCTCGGACGGTGTGATCATTCCGATGGAATGCGAGTACTTCTCGCTGCGCGGGCTCGCGCTGCTCAACGACACCGTGGAGAAGGTGCGCGACCGGCTGAACCCACGGTTGAGCCTGTACGGGATAGTGGTCACCATGTTCGACGCGCGACTACTGCATTCGCGCCAGGTGATGGCACGGGTCGTCGAGGTATTCGGCGACCTGGTCTACGACGCGGCGATCTCGCGGACCGTCCGGTTCCCGGACGCCAGCGTGGCCGGCGAGCCGATCACCACGTGGGCGCCGAAATCCGGTGGGGCCGAAGCATATCGGGCGATGGCGCGGGAAGTCATCCACCGGTCCGGCCGGTGA
- the steA gene encoding putative cytokinetic ring protein SteA — MKMLALLSRNTETLPGRTGIARVDRNTRRLLKRVGPGDVVVLDEMDLDRLTADRLVEAGVVAVINTSPSISGRYPNLGPEVLVANGILLLDTVSSDAFSKIKDGVKVRIDEGVVYADKVIKKEPEVLVKGIELTDSDIAERMIEARNGLADHLEAFAGNTIEFIRTESALLIDGIGVPELELSMKHRHVVVVADGPDHADDLKRLKPFIKEYVPIMVGVGRGADTLMKQGYRPDLIVGDPDEITSGTLKCGAEVILPADTDGHAKGLERIQDLGIGATTFPSTGSPADLALLLAHHHGASLIVTAGAAATLDDFFDRSRRESNPATFLTRLKLGTKLMDAKAVATLYRNRVSGIGIALVVLAALIAVIVVLLASNSGTDAMTWAADTWNRFALWAQGLVGAGPK; from the coding sequence ATGAAGATGCTGGCGTTGTTGTCGAGGAACACCGAAACGCTGCCCGGCCGCACCGGGATAGCCCGGGTCGATCGCAACACCCGGCGCCTGCTGAAACGTGTGGGACCGGGGGATGTCGTCGTGCTCGACGAGATGGACCTGGACCGGCTCACCGCGGACCGACTGGTCGAGGCGGGCGTGGTCGCGGTGATCAACACCTCGCCGTCGATTTCCGGCCGCTACCCAAATCTGGGCCCGGAAGTGCTGGTGGCGAACGGCATCCTGCTGCTGGACACGGTGAGCTCGGACGCGTTCAGCAAGATCAAGGACGGCGTCAAGGTCCGCATCGACGAGGGCGTCGTCTATGCCGACAAGGTGATCAAGAAGGAGCCCGAGGTCCTGGTCAAGGGCATCGAGCTGACCGACTCCGATATCGCCGAGCGAATGATCGAGGCGCGCAACGGACTGGCCGATCATCTGGAAGCGTTCGCGGGCAACACGATCGAGTTCATCCGCACCGAGAGCGCGCTGCTCATCGACGGCATCGGGGTGCCCGAGCTGGAACTGTCGATGAAGCACCGGCATGTGGTCGTCGTGGCCGACGGCCCGGACCACGCCGACGATCTGAAGCGGCTCAAGCCGTTCATCAAGGAGTACGTGCCGATCATGGTCGGCGTTGGCCGCGGCGCGGACACGCTGATGAAGCAAGGCTACCGCCCCGACCTCATCGTCGGCGATCCCGACGAGATCACCAGCGGCACCCTGAAATGCGGCGCCGAGGTGATCCTGCCCGCCGACACCGACGGCCACGCCAAGGGCCTGGAACGCATCCAGGACCTCGGCATCGGGGCGACCACCTTCCCGTCCACCGGCTCGCCCGCCGACCTGGCGCTGCTGCTGGCCCACCACCACGGCGCGTCGCTGATCGTCACCGCGGGCGCCGCCGCCACGCTCGACGATTTCTTCGATCGCAGCCGCCGGGAGAGCAACCCGGCCACCTTCCTGACCCGGCTCAAGCTCGGCACCAAGCTGATGGACGCCAAAGCGGTCGCCACGCTGTACCGAAATCGGGTGTCCGGCATCGGCATCGCGCTGGTGGTGCTGGCCGCGTTGATCGCGGTGATCGTGGTGCTGCTCGCCTCGAACAGCGGCACCGATGCCATGACGTGGGCCGCCGACACCTGGAACCGATTCGCGCTGTGGGCGCAGGGCTTAGTCGGCGCCGGCCCTAAATGA
- a CDS encoding TlyA family RNA methyltransferase: MARRARVDAELVRRGLARSREHAVELIGAGRVLIAGTVAVKPATAVEAGTPLLVRDQPDEVSWASRGAHKLLGALAAFEPAGLTIAGKRCLDAGASTGGFTDVLLSRDAREVIAVDVGYGQLIWRLQNDDRVRVVDRTNVRNLTTETIGGTVELVVGDLSFISLGLVLPALAACTAPGGDLLPMVKPQFEVGKERVGSGGVVRDPALRAEAVRDVATAAAALGLRTEAVVASPLPGPSGNVEYFVWLRKDGQPEDDGERVATLVERAVEEGPQ, translated from the coding sequence GTGGCCAGACGCGCGCGCGTGGACGCCGAACTGGTTCGCCGCGGATTGGCGAGATCGCGGGAACACGCGGTCGAGCTGATCGGCGCCGGTCGCGTCCTGATAGCTGGAACGGTCGCGGTGAAACCGGCGACCGCGGTCGAGGCCGGCACGCCGCTGCTGGTGCGCGACCAACCCGACGAGGTGTCCTGGGCCTCGCGCGGCGCGCACAAGCTGCTCGGCGCACTGGCGGCCTTCGAACCCGCCGGGCTCACCATCGCGGGCAAACGCTGCCTCGACGCGGGCGCGTCGACCGGCGGCTTCACCGACGTGCTGCTCTCGCGCGACGCCCGTGAGGTGATCGCGGTCGATGTCGGCTACGGCCAGCTGATCTGGCGGCTGCAGAACGACGACCGGGTGCGCGTTGTCGATCGCACCAATGTGCGCAACCTCACCACGGAAACGATCGGCGGCACAGTCGAATTGGTGGTCGGTGACCTGTCGTTCATCTCGCTCGGCCTGGTGCTGCCCGCGCTGGCCGCGTGCACCGCGCCGGGTGGTGACCTGCTGCCGATGGTGAAACCCCAGTTCGAGGTCGGTAAGGAACGCGTGGGTTCCGGCGGCGTGGTGCGTGACCCGGCGCTGCGCGCCGAGGCGGTCCGCGATGTCGCTACCGCGGCCGCGGCGCTCGGCCTGCGGACCGAGGCCGTCGTGGCGAGCCCGTTGCCCGGTCCGTCGGGCAATGTCGAATACTTCGTGTGGCTGCGCAAGGACGGGCAGCCGGAAGACGACGGTGAGCGAGTCGCGACTCTCGTCGAGCGTGCGGTTGAGGAGGGTCCACAGTGA